From Lacerta agilis isolate rLacAgi1 chromosome Z, rLacAgi1.pri, whole genome shotgun sequence, the proteins below share one genomic window:
- the P2RY4 gene encoding P2Y purinoceptor 4, translating to MSSLMVPLPMVAFTTTPRAGNATGGGSTRVEEKENCVFNEEFKFILLPVSYATVCVVGLFLNSCSLWALVFRMWPWNATTTYMFHLALSDTLYVLSLPTLVYYYANRNNWPFGEGMCKVVRFLFYANLYSSILFLTCISIHRYVAVCHPIKALRWVKTRHAHLICGGVWVAVATCLIPNLVFVTISARGNDTLCHDTTRPAEFDHYVHYSSSVMALLFGLPFLVVLICYCQMAQKLRRPHSGREVPAYKARSVKMIVVVVVVFVICFLPFHITRTAYYTSRLLKADCRTLNAVNMAYKITRPLASANSCIDPILYFLAGDLYRGKLHQSLVKRPRSRHALTLAPISQLVGEI from the coding sequence ATGAGCAGCTTGATGGTGCCACTTCCTATGGTAGCTTTCACCACCACACCCAGGGCAGGGAATGCCACTGGTGGTGGCAGCACTAgagtggaggagaaggagaactgcGTCTTCAACGAGGAGTTCAAGTTCATCCTCCTGCCTGTCTCCTATGCCACTGTCTGTGTGGTGGGCCTCTTCCTCAACTCCTGCTCCCTGTGGGCACTTGTCTTCAGGATGTGGCCCTGGAATGCCACCACCACGTATATGTTCCACCTGGCCCTGTCGGACACCCTCTACGTCCTCTCCCTCCCCACGCTGGTCTACTACTATGCCAACCGCAACAACTGGCCCTTCGGGGAGGGGATGTGCAAGGTGGTGCGCTTCCTCTTCTACGCCAACCTCTACAGCAGCATCCTCTTCCTCACCTGCATCAGCATCCACCGCTACGTGGCGGTCTGCCACCCAATCAAGGCTCTCAGGTGGGTCAAGACAAGGCACGCCCACCTGATCTGCGGGGGAGTGTGGGTGGCAGTTGCCACCTGCCTCATCCCGAACCTGGTCTTCGTCACCATCAGTGCCCGGGGAAATGATACCCTCTGCCATGACACCACAAGGCCAGCCGAATTTGACCACTATGTACACTACAGCTCCTCAGTGATGGCCCTCCTCTTTGGCCTTCCGTTCCTGGTTGTCCTCATCTGCTACTGCCAGATGGCCCAGAAGCTGCGGAGGCCTCACTCTGGCCGGGAGGTCCCCGCCTACAAGGCGCGCTCTGTCAAAATGATTGTGGTGGTCGTGGTGGTCTTCGTCATCTGCTTCCTCCCTTTCCACATCACGCGAACGGCCTACTACACCTCTAGGTTGCTCAAGGCCGACTGTCGCACGCTCAACGCTGTGAACATGGCCTACAAAATCACCAGGCCCTTGGCCAGCGCCAATAGCTGCATTGATCCCATCCTCTACTTCTTGGCTGGGGACCTGTATAGGGGAAAGCTGCACCAGAGCTTGGTCAAAAGGCCCAGATCCAGGCATGCACTGACTCTGGCCCCCATTTCCCAGCTTGTGGGTGAAATCTGA